The proteins below are encoded in one region of Lactuca sativa cultivar Salinas chromosome 3, Lsat_Salinas_v11, whole genome shotgun sequence:
- the LOC111886508 gene encoding F-box/kelch-repeat protein At3g61590 has product MESFNFYVNEASWSDEETEFTRKGTGVFLPNLELIQNDQKQEENPVPFDILPDDIQERILACLPLSAIFKASCVCKKWNQIVHSKKFTLNDANFLSEKTWYFMFTSSVEPVGYLYDSGLRKWYNFELPFMVHHTWHIAPSCGLVCFMDDETSKEMYICNPISREYETIKNPPNLGFSVYTALAFSVDQSNSKYTISVIRSIQSSVDFLLWDVCIHVYNSNGKTWLTPVMGMTMHGWRPGDVSVICDNVLYILVFCTRRFDFQNSHGLITYNLDKMESVLREESVIPAPCVLTCGRLMSVQGKLVLVGGIGRQDRPGVIKGIGIWVLNGKEWMEISRMPHKFVQGFGELDDVFASSGGGDLIYIQSYGGTALLVYDMDKRQWFWSQRCMMHKKFPLEIFSGFCFEPRLQYL; this is encoded by the exons ATG GAGTCTTTCAATTTCTATGTGAATGAAGCTTCATGGTCTGACGAAGAGACTGAATTCACCAGAAAAGGAACCGGGGTTTTCCTTCCTAATTTGGAACTCATACAAAACGATCAAAAACAAGAAGAAAACCCAGTCCCATTTGACATCCTCCCAGACGACATCCAGGAAAGAATCCTAGCTTGCCTCCCATTATCAGCCATCTTCAAAGCATCATGCGTCTGCAAAAAATGGAACCAAATCGTCCACTCCAAGAAATTCACCTTAAACGATGCTAACTTCCTGTCCGAAAAAACCTGGTACTTCATGTTCACAAGCTCAGTCGAACCGGTGGGTTATCTTTACGATTCGGGTCTCCGAAAATGGTACAACTTTGAGCTCCCATTCATGGTGCATCACACATGGCACATAGCTCCATCATGTGGGCTTGTCTGCTTCATGGATGATGAAACCAGTAAAGAAATGTACATTTGTAACCCTATTTCTCGCGAATACGAGACCATCAAGAACCCACCAAACCTCGGTTTTTCCGTGTACACCGCATTAGCATTCTCCGTTGACCAGTCAAACTCAAAATACACAATCTCTGTCATCAGGTCAATTCAATCTTCTGTTGATTTCCTGTTATGGGATGTTTGTATTCATGTTTATAACTCAAACGGAAAGACATGGTTAACCCCAGTGATGGGGATGACTATGCACGGGTGGAGACCAGGGGACGTGAGTGTGATATGTGACAATGTTTTGTACATTTTGGTCTTTTGCACGAGGAGATTTGATTTTCAGAACTCTCATGGGTTAATAACTTACAATCTTGACAAAATGGAATCTGTTTTGAGGGAGGAATCGGTAATTCCAGCACCTTGTGTGCTTACTTGTGGGAGGTTGATGAGTGTTCAAGGGAAGCTTGTGCTTGTTGGGGGTATTGGGAGACAGGATAGACCAGGGGTAATTAAGGGAATTGGGATCTGGGTTTTGAATGGGAAGGAATGGATGGAAATTAGCAGAATGCCTCATAAATTTGTGCAGGGTTTTGGGgaattagatgatgtgtttgctagtagtggtggtggtgatcTCATATATATACAGAGTTATGGTGGGACAGCTTTGCTTGTGTATGATATGGATAAAAGACAATGGTTTTGGTCTCAAAGGTGTATGATGCATAAGAAGTTTCCTCTTGAAATCTTTTCTGGATTTTGCTTTGAACCTCGGCTTCAGTATCTGTAA